A region from the Nematostella vectensis chromosome 13, jaNemVect1.1, whole genome shotgun sequence genome encodes:
- the LOC125559088 gene encoding collagen alpha-3(IV) chain-like gives MRAIEGFTDIRAIEGFTGISAIEGCTGIRAIEGFTDIRAIESFTDIRAIEGFKGIRAIEGFTDIRAIEGFTGIRAIEGFTGIRAIEGFTCIRAIEGFTDIRAIESFTDIRAIESFKDIRAIEGFTDIRAIEGFTGIRAIEGFTDIRAIEGFTSIRAIEGFTDIKAIESFTDIRAIEGFTDIRAIEGFTGIRAIEGFTDIRAIEGFTDIRAIEGFTDIRAIEGFTGIRAIEGFTDIRAIEGFTSIRAIEGFTDIRAIEGFTSIRAIEGFTDIRAIEGFTDIRAIEGFTDIRAIEGFTDIRAIEGFTDIRVIEGFTSIRAIEGFTGIRAIEGFTDIRAIEGCTGIRAIEGFTDIRAIEGFTDIRAIESFTGIRAIEGFTDIRAIEGFTDIRAIEGFTDIRAIEGITGIRAIEGFTGIRAIEGFTDIRAIEGCTGIRAIEGFTGIRAIEGFTDIRAIEGCTGIRAIEGFTGIRAIEGFTDIRAIEGFTDIRAIEGFTDIRAIEGFTGIRAIEGFTDIRAIESFTGIRAIEGFTDIRVIEGFTSIRAIEGFTGIRAIEGCTGIRAIEGFTGIRAIEGFTDIRAIEGFTDIRAIEGCTGIRAIEGFTGIRAIEGFTDIRAIEGFTDIRAIEGFTDIRAIEGFTGIRAIEGFTDIRAIESFTGIRAIEGFTDIRVIEGFTSIRAIEGFTGIRAIEGFTDIRAIEGCTGIRAIEGCTGIRAIEGFTDIRAIEGFTDIRAIESFTGIRAIEGFTGIRVIKGFTGIRAVEGFTDIRAIEGFTDIRAIEGITGIRAIENFTGIRAIEGFTGIRAIEGITGIRAIEGFTSIRAIEGFTDIRAIESFTDIRAIEGFTGIRVIEGFTGIRAIEGFTGIRAIEGFTDIRAIESFTDIRAIEGFTGIRVIEGFTGIRAIEGFTDIRAIEGFTDIRAIESFTGIRAIEGFTGIRVIKGFTGIRAVEGFTDIRAIEGFTDIRAIEGITGIRAIEHFTGIRAIEGFTGIRAIEGITGIRAIEGFTDIRAI, from the coding sequence ATGAGGGCGATTGAGGGCTTTACAGACATAAGGGCGATTGAGGGCTTTACAGGCATAAGTGCGATTGAGGGCTGTACAGGCATAAGGGCGATTGAAGGCTTTACAGACATAAGGGCGATTGAGAGCTTTACAGACATAAGGGCGATTGAAGGCTTTAAAGGCATAAGGGCGATTGAGGGCTTTACAGACATAAGGGCGATTGAGGGCTTTACAGGCATAAGGGCGATTGAGGGCTTTACAGGCATAAGGGCGATTGAGGGCTTTACATGCATAAGGGCGATTGAGGGCTTTACAGACATAAGGGCGATTGAGAGCTTTACAGACATAAGGGCGATTGAGAGCTTTAAAGACATAAGGGCGATTGAGGGCTTTACAGACATAAGGGCGATTGAGGGCTTTACAGGCATAAGGGCGATTGAGGGCTTTACAGACATAAGGGCGATTGAGGGCTTTACAAGCATAAGGGCGATTGAAGGCTTTACAGACATAAAGGCGATTGAGAGCTTTACAGACATAAGGGCGATTGAGGGCTTTACAGACATAAGGGCGATTGAGGGCTTTACAGGCATAAGGGCGATTGAGGGCTTTACAGACATAAGGGCGATTGAGGGCTTTACAGACATAAGGGCGATTGAGGGCTTTACAGACATAAGGGCGATTGAGGGCTTTACAGGCATAAGGGCGATTGAGGGCTTTACAGACATAAGGGCGATTGAGGGCTTTACAAGCATAAGGGCGATTGAAGGCTTTACAGACATAAGGGCGATTGAGGGCTTTACAAGCATAAGGGCGATTGAAGGCTTTACAGACATAAGGGCGATTGAGGGCTTTACAGACATAAGGGCGATTGAGGGCTTTACAGACATAAGGGCGATTGAGGGCTTTACAGACATAAGGGCGATTGAAGGCTTTACAGACATAAGGGTGATTGAGGGCTTTACAAGCATAAGGGCGATTGAAGGCTTTACAGGCATAAGGGCGATTGAGGGCTTTACAGACATAAGGGCGATTGAGGGCTGTACAGGCATAAGGGCGATTGAAGGCTTTACAGACATAAGGGCGATTGAGGGCTTTACAGACATAAGGGCGATTGAGAGCTTTACAGGCATAAGGGCGATTGAAGGCTTTACAGACATAAGGGCGATTGAGGGCTTTACAGACATAAGGGCGATTGAGGGCTTTACAGACATAAGGGCGATTGAAGGCATTACAGGCATAAGGGCGATTGAAGGCTTTACAGGCATAAGGGCGATTGAGGGCTTTACAGACATAAGGGCGATTGAGGGCTGTACAGGCATAAGGGCGATTGAGGGCTTTACAGGCATAAGGGCGATTGAGGGCTTTACAGACATAAGGGCGATTGAGGGCTGTACAGGCATAAGGGCGATTGAGGGCTTTACAGGCATAAGGGCGATTGAGGGCTTTACAGACATAAGGGCGATTGAGGGCTTTACAGACATAAGGGCGATTGAGGGCTTTACAGACATAAGGGCGATTGAAGGCTTTACAGGCATAAGGGCGATTGAGGGCTTTACAGACATAAGGGCGATTGAGAGCTTTACAGGCATAAGGGCGATTGAAGGCTTTACAGACATAAGGGTGATTGAGGGCTTTACAAGCATAAGGGCGATTGAAGGCTTTACAGGCATAAGGGCGATTGAGGGCTGTACAGGCATAAGGGCGATTGAGGGCTTTACAGGCATAAGGGCGATTGAGGGCTTTACAGACATAAGGGCGATTGAGGGCTTTACAGACATAAGGGCGATTGAGGGCTGTACAGGCATAAGGGCGATTGAGGGCTTTACAGGCATAAGGGCGATTGAGGGCTTTACAGACATAAGGGCGATTGAGGGCTTTACAGACATAAGGGCGATTGAGGGCTTTACAGACATAAGGGCGATTGAAGGCTTTACAGGCATAAGGGCGATTGAGGGCTTTACAGACATAAGGGCGATTGAGAGCTTTACAGGCATAAGGGCGATTGAAGGCTTTACAGACATAAGGGTGATTGAGGGCTTTACAAGCATAAGGGCGATTGAAGGCTTTACAGGCATAAGGGCGATTGAGGGCTTTACAGACATAAGGGCGATTGAGGGCTGTACAGGCATAAGGGCGATTGAGGGCTGTACAGGCATAAGGGCGATTGAGGGCTTTACAGACATAAGGGCGATTGAGGGCTTTACAGACATAAGGGCGATTGAGAGCTTTACAGGCATAAGGGCGATTGAAGGCTTTACAGGCATTAGGGTGATCAAGGGCTTTACAGGCATAAGGGCGGTTGAGGGCTTTACAGACATAAGGGCGATTGAGGGCTTTACAGACATAAGGGCGATTGAAGGCATTACAGGCATAAGGGCGATTGAGAACTTTACAGGCATAAGGGCGATTGAGGGCTTTACAGGCATAAGGGCGATTGAGGGCATTACAGGCATAAGGGCGATTGAGGGCTTTACAAGCATAAGGGCGATTGAAGGCTTTACAGACATAAGGGCGATTGAGAGCTTTACAGACATAAGGGCGATTGAGGGCTTTACAGGCATAAGGGTGATTGAGGGCTTTACAGGCATAAGGGCGATTGAGGGCTTTACAGGCATAAGGGCGATTGAAGGCTTTACAGACATAAGGGCGATTGAGAGCTTTACAGACATAAGGGCGATTGAGGGCTTTACAGGCATAAGGGTGATTGAGGGCTTTACAGGCATAAGGGCGATTGAAGGCTTTACAGACATAAGGGCGATTGAGGGCTTTACAGACATAAGGGCGATTGAGAGCTTTACAGGCATAAGGGCGATTGAAGGCTTTACAGGCAT
- the LOC5513338 gene encoding b(0,+)-type amino acid transporter 1, whose product MDSNEDVLGNGFPEEKKMIPDDEGSSSSSGSTDSERGKITLKKNITMVNGIGIIAGTVIGSGIFISPTGIQKEAGSIGLALLIWLGCGILAMLGCLCYAELGALVTKSGAEYAYLMEAFGRIPAYLFAWTSILIIRPASGAIIALIFGEYVAKPFFPDCPPPPEVVKILACVCLVVVTGVNCWSVKWATRVQDVFTYAKLLCIAMLTITGIVELCRGKTEHFQNGFSGSTTNIGQIGLAFYIGLWAFDGWNNLNYCTEEMKHPERDMPRAIIIGISLITVCYLLINVAYITVLGASGILESEAVAVSVGNMYLGPVKWIVPLFVAASTFGAVNGMVLTNGRLLYVAARDNLMPSLLAMIHVKRFTPLPSLLFTTLVSVIMLIPETSSFTTLVDFFSFAAWLFYGGTFLSLLWLRYKRPNQHRPYRVWVVVPIIMSISSIYLIVAPITGDPFGSLIALAVIAAGLPFYFLFVYSNLTPKWFLRMVDSFTEWNMKVMDLAMTDPEEVPVPF is encoded by the exons ATGGATTCCAATGAAGACGTTCTTGGTAACGGTTTTCCAGAGGAGAAGAAAATGATTCCCGATGACGAGGGATCATCTTCGAGCTCCGGTTCTACCGACTCGGAAAGAGGAAAAATCACCCTGAAAAAGAACATTACTATGGTCAATGGTATTGGAATCATAGCCGGCACAGTTATCGGTTCGGGGATCTTCATTTCCCCAACTGGAATCCAAAAAGAAGCCGGTTCAATCGGCCTGGCTTTGCTCATTTGGCTGGGTTGTGGGATATTGGCGATGTTGGGATGTCTTTGTTACGCCGAGCTTGGCGCTTTAGTCACTAAATCTGGGGCCGAATACGCTTATCTTATGGAGGCATTTGGCAGAATTCCTGCATATCTATTCGCCTGGACGTCCATTCTCATTATCCGCCCGGCCTCTGGGGCTATAATCGCGCTTATTTTCGGCGAATATGTGGCCAAACCTTTCTTCCCCGATTGCCCACCGCCTCCCGAAGTTGTGAAAATTCTAGCGTGTGTTTGTCTCG TTGTTGTTACTGGCGTCAACTGCTGGAGTGTCAAGTGGGCCACACGTGTACAGGATGTTTTTACCTATGCCAAGCTGCTTTGTATCGCCATGCTGACAATCACTGGCATCGTGGAGCTATGTCGTG GTAAGACAGAACACTTTCAAAATGGGTTCAGTGGCTCAACAACTAATATTGGACAAATCGGCCTTGCTTTCTACATTGGTCTCTGGGCTTTTGATGGATG GAACAATCTCAACTACTGCACTGAGGAAATGAAACACCCTGAAAG GGATATGCCTCGTGCTATTATCATTGGTATCTCCCTCATAACTGTTTGCTATCTGTTGATTAATGTTGCATACATCACTGTGCTTGGAGCGTCTGGTATCTTGGAGTCTGAGGCTGTTGCCGTG AGTGTGGGTAACATGTATCTGGGACCAGTCAAGTGGATTGTCCCTCTGTTCGTAGCTGCATCTACCTTTGGCGCGGTAAACGGCATGGTCTTGACTAATGGAAG GTTGTTGTATGTTGCGGCACGCGACAACCTCATGCCTTCGCTGCTAGCCATGATCCACGTCAAACGGTTTACGCCACTTCCATCACTTCTCTTCACT ACTCTTGTCTCAGTCATCATGTTGATCCCAGAAACAAGCAGTTTTACAACTCTTGTGGACTTCTTCAGCTTCGCTGCATGGCTTTTCTATGGTGGGACTTTCCTGTCTCTTCTTTGGCTGCGGTATAAGCGTCCAAATCAACACAGACCTTACAGG GTGTGGGTTGTGGTGCCCATCATTATGTCTATCTCTTCCATCTACCTAATCGTCGCCCCTATCACTGGAGACCCATTTGGCTCCCTCATAGCTCTGGCTGTCATCGCTGCTGGACTACCCTTCTATTTCTTGTTTGTGTACAGCAATCTTACCCCAAAATGGTTCCTCCGCATGGTTG ATTCCTTCACTGAATGGAACATGAAGGTTATGGACCTTGCTATGACGGACCCTGAAGAGGTACCTGTACCCTTCTAA